The sequence CGGATCGGATCTACAATCTCGCCTGTCCAGCCAGCCCTCAGCACTACCAGTACAATCCGATCAAGACGATGAAGACCTCCGTGGTGGGGACAATGAATATGCTCGGGCTCGCAACGCGTCTCCGTGCGCGTATCTTGCAGGCCAGCACCTCTGAGGTCTACGGGGACCCGCAAGTCCACCCGCAGCCGGAATCTTACTGGGGAAACGTAAACATTGCCGGCATTCGCTCCTGTTACGATGAGGGAAAGCGGGCGGCGGAAACTCTCTGCTATGACTATCATCGCCAGAATCAAACTGATATTCGGGTAGTACGTATATTCAATACCTACGGACCAAATATGGTGGAAAATGACGGGCGAGTTGTTTCCAATTTTGTTGTCCAGGCCCTTCGCGGAGAGGATATCACGATCTACGGCGACGGTTCGCAAACGCGATCCTTTTGCTTTGTAAGCGATCTGGTTCGAGGCTTTCTAGATTTTATGGACCTGGATGGGTTCATTGGCCCGATGAATCTGGGAAACGATCAAGAACATACTGTACTGCAGTTGGCCACGCGCGTAATCGAGCTGACTGGATCGTCCAGCAAGATCGTTCATCGTCCGCTTCCTCAGGATGATCCACTGCGCCGCAAACCGGATTTGCAAACGGCGCGTCAGCGCATCGGTTATGAGCCAGGGGTGCCGCTGGATGAAGGTCTGCGACAGACCATCGACTATTTTCGTCGCGCCCTGCAGAATTGAAAGCAACAGACGGCCGAGTCCTGGTCTATCGCAGCGGCGCCCTTGGCGACGTTCTGTGTACTTTGCCAGCAATCGAATTCGCACGTCGCAGATTTGCGGAATGCGGGGCGGGATTGGCGCTGGCCGCGCCCGCTGCCCTGATTCCGCTGCTCCGTCGCTGCGAGCCGAATACGCAGCTGATAGCAAGTGAATCGGCGCAGTGGGCTTCGTTGTTCGTTTCGCCGCCACAATTCGAACCGCGTCTATCCGAATATCGCTACGCCCTTGTTTTCGCAGTTGATGCTGCGGTCGAAGCCCAGTTGTGCGCAAGCAGAGTAGAGGCTGCGCTGATTGCAGGACGCCCGGCGCCATTTGATCCGGGTAGAAATGCCAGGTCGCAGCGCGTCGATTGCCAGTACGCCAGATTTGTTTGCGAGGCCTTGCAGAGATTCAAGATTTCCAAAGAAACAGATATTCAAGACGCTCTGCAGCTTTGTGAGACCTTTGTTTTACGAATTCAGAACGGGAATGGCGTCAAGACCGCAGGGGTCGATTCTGATTTGCCGCCGCTGGCAGTATTCGCTGTTGGGGCCGGAAGCCGCGACCGACGATTGCCGGCACAATGGCTGTTGTCCGGAGCTCGGCTCTGGCGTCAGCTCGGAGGTCGTTGTGTCTTTTCGTCCGGCCCGGCAGACGATGAGGCGCTGCGTCTGCTGAGGGCGGAGTCTGCGGCCGAGGAACTCCCCGGTCCTGTATTTTCCGGCGATCTTGAGCAGCTGGCTCTATTGCTGTGCGGCGCTGCGCTTTGCACCGGAGCTGATAGCGGCGTGCTTCATCTTGCGGCGGCGCTTGGTCGGCCAAATCTGAGCGTCTTTACAAACAGCGATGTGCGCATCTGGGCCCCGCGCGGCGTTTGGTCCAGGCAGATTGCTGAAGATCCTGACTGCTGCGAGGAAAAAAGCGCGATGGAACTCTGGTCAAATGCAATCGTTGGATACTATGGTGCTATCAAGCATTCTTAGGGACCGGCGCCGAGGCCTGTAACGCTGAACATTGCCCAGGCATTGTTCAGTGCATGCATCGCTACCGAGGTCCAGATGGAACGACTTTGCATTCTTGCTGCGCCCAACAACAGCCCGACGATGAACAATACGATCAGATAGTACCACTCATACTGTAAATGCAGGGATGCAAACAGAGCCCCGCTGATAACGACCCCTGCCGCCTGCCGGCGTCGACGGCCTTCAAAACTGAACAGTAAGAGACCCCGGAAGAGAACTTCTTCCGAAATTGGCGCAGCAATACAAACGGCGATATAGAGCAGCGGCAGGCTGGCGGCGCTATTGACTATTTCAAATACGGCGTCGGGCGTCACGGGCAGATGGAACAATTCAAAAATCCATCCGGCGAGAAAGTTGAAAGCGAAGAGCAATAGGCTCCAGAGTAAGATCGATCGCCAGGCGGGACGGCGCAGCGCAAAGTAGTCGATCCAGTCGGCGGCGGCGACGCCTGCTCGCGGAGCGACGGCTGCACAGGCCGCAGCGATGCTCAGCAAGGAGCTGATGCAGGCTGCGACCGAAATCCAGGCCGGAAGCAAGCCCAACAGCGCCATAGGCAGGGTCGGAACCGCCTGTGCCATGAAGGCGGCGCCAATCACCAATGGCAGCGCAAGTAGCGGATGCCAGGCCCGAGCCCGGGAGGCAAGTTCAGCGGTGTTTGATGGCACAGGACACTTTGCCGGGGCTGTCCGTGCGGTCAACGCCTGGCCAGATCGATGCCGAATTCAGACTTGACGGTCCTCCATTGAGGCTTGCACTGGAAAAATGAGAAGTGAACGACTGCAAAGCATCCTGGTGGCGGCGGTTTTGATCATCGTAGCTGCGGGATACAGACTGCTGCCCGATGGCATTCGTCCAAGCAACTTCCAGGCTGTAGGCGCAGTCGCTCTTTTTTCGGGCTTCTATTTTGCTTCCGCGCGGGCCTTTGCATGGCTTGTGCCGATGGCGGCAATGATCTTGAGCAACCTTGTAATTGGCGGCTACGAGTTTGATCAGATGCTCGTGGTCAATGCGGCCATCGTATTGCCTGCATTCTATGGTTATCGACTGCAGCACGAGGGCCGCCTTATTCAAAGGCTTTCGGAGGCGGCGCCGCTATTTCGTTCCTTTGCGCAGATGGGACGCATCGCGCTCTACTCCCTTGGCGGCAGCCTGCTGTTTTTCATTCTGTCCAATTTTGCCGTATGGCTGTTCAGCGGGATGTACCCGGTGAACTTTGAAGGACTGGTCCAGTGCTATCTAATGGCCATTCCGTTCTATGGCCAGGACACTTCGATGAGCTTTCTCGGCGGATCCATTCTTGGCGATCTATGTTTCAATGGACTATTCTTTGGCGCCTGGGCGCTCTACACGCAAACGCGCCGCCTGCCCTACATTCCGGCGGCAATCTAAGCAAAGCCCGCTGCAGCAGATCAACCTGCTGCAGCCGTGCCGGCTCTTGCTCTACGTTTGATCACTACCAGACGATAGTAAGCTAAGCCGCTGGCCGTCAGGGCGACGCCCAGCAGCGAATCCCACGGCCGGTCGTAGAGAGTTAGCGCGGCAAACCAGACCTGAATTGCAAGAGTCAAGCCCAGGGTTAGCGGCAGCCACGGCGTGCGGAAAGGCCGCGCCACGGATGACAGTTTGTGTCGCAGTACCCAAACTGCGGCGAAGGTCGAAATATTGAAGATGGTCGAGGTAAAACTGAAAAAGTCGATGACTCGATCATAGGAACGCCCTGCGCCGAGGTACCTTCCGCCATATGATGCAAATAGCAGGAGCAGCGTAGCCCACAGCGCCTGCAAGAGGATCGCTTGATTGGGCGACCCGTAACGTGGATGCAGTCGAGACATGCGCTGAAAAAGCAGTCCGTCTCTGGCCATGGCGTACCAGGTGCGCGCCTTTACCAGGACTTGAGTACTTACATTGCCTCCGGCGCTGAGCAAAATCGCCGCGCCAATGAGAGCGGCGCCCGCGACGCCGACCGCTTGCTGCATTGCCGCCGTAGCTACGCCTTTTTGCACATGAATCATCTGGATCGCGCCCAGCTGATAAAGATAGCCAACATTCACTGCAAAGTAAATCAACATGACGCCGCCGATGCCGAATAGCAGCGAAAGCGGCAGATTGCGGGAAGGATTGCGCACCTCCTCGGCGACATAGGTTGCGCCCTCCCAGCCTGAATAGGCAAAGAAACCGTAGCGCAATGCAGCTGCTACGCCAAGCATCGTTCGCCAATCGAGCGACTCGGGCCAGAAGGGTAAAAAGGCAGCTGCGCCTCTGCCTGGCGCGCCAAAGCAGACCACGACAATAGCCGCCAACGCAATCAGTTTAAGGGAACTTATGATATTCTGCGTTCGACCTGACAGCAATACGCCAAAGCAATTCGCTGCACTCATCAGCCAGAT is a genomic window of Leptospirales bacterium containing:
- a CDS encoding SDR family oxidoreductase produces the protein MKQIVNLVAGGAGFIGSHLCRELLSRGQYVICVDNFFTGAHANIADLRGETSFEVIRHDITESLVVEADRIYNLACPASPQHYQYNPIKTMKTSVVGTMNMLGLATRLRARILQASTSEVYGDPQVHPQPESYWGNVNIAGIRSCYDEGKRAAETLCYDYHRQNQTDIRVVRIFNTYGPNMVENDGRVVSNFVVQALRGEDITIYGDGSQTRSFCFVSDLVRGFLDFMDLDGFIGPMNLGNDQEHTVLQLATRVIELTGSSSKIVHRPLPQDDPLRRKPDLQTARQRIGYEPGVPLDEGLRQTIDYFRRALQN
- a CDS encoding CPBP family intramembrane metalloprotease, whose translation is MPSNTAELASRARAWHPLLALPLVIGAAFMAQAVPTLPMALLGLLPAWISVAACISSLLSIAAACAAVAPRAGVAAADWIDYFALRRPAWRSILLWSLLLFAFNFLAGWIFELFHLPVTPDAVFEIVNSAASLPLLYIAVCIAAPISEEVLFRGLLLFSFEGRRRRQAAGVVISGALFASLHLQYEWYYLIVLFIVGLLLGAARMQSRSIWTSVAMHALNNAWAMFSVTGLGAGP
- a CDS encoding amino acid permease, with the protein product MVGDQSGADRQLRRDLGLAETLSIVVGRIIGSGIFRTPGVMMAAVSLAAVTQGGIQIDGQRLSVGFFLLAWALGGAATILGALCYAELVALLPRSGGPYAYLRAAYPEFWTFLRGWAMFFVSETAAIVAVAIFFGETLVELLHNAGLVLPDAAEPLAALALIWLMSAANCFGVLLSGRTQNIISSLKLIALAAIVVVCFGAPGRGAAAFLPFWPESLDWRTMLGVAAALRYGFFAYSGWEGATYVAEEVRNPSRNLPLSLLFGIGGVMLIYFAVNVGYLYQLGAIQMIHVQKGVATAAMQQAVGVAGAALIGAAILLSAGGNVSTQVLVKARTWYAMARDGLLFQRMSRLHPRYGSPNQAILLQALWATLLLLFASYGGRYLGAGRSYDRVIDFFSFTSTIFNISTFAAVWVLRHKLSSVARPFRTPWLPLTLGLTLAIQVWFAALTLYDRPWDSLLGVALTASGLAYYRLVVIKRRARAGTAAAG